CAAGCACTGCCTGTCTTGAGCGAAGCGTTAGCCAATACATCATTGAAAGAATGGGCACGCTCTTCTGCCTCTGAGGGGATTTTGAAGATCGGTAAAGCTGAGCCAGAACAGCGTGATGCCTGTGTTGAGATTTTGAGACGGCAGCTTGAAGCCTACAACGACAACGGTTTGGTCTTCAATGGCATGTTAGTGTCAGCACTGGTTGAATTCAAGGCTGTAGAAACGGTTGATTTGATTGAGCAGGTGTATGCTGCCAAACAAATTGATGACATGATTCCAGGGACATGGGCTTATATTCAAATCAAGTTTGGGCTGAAGCAACGATCTGATTTTACGAAAGACGAGCTTCAACCCCAGTTTTTCAAAAATATGGCAGCGTCTCGATTGCTTCGCAATCTTAAGTTGAATGATGATTTAGATGGCTTGGGTGCTCCCCCTCCTGACGATTGGTATGAGTATCCGGTGACACCTTCTGGTTTTGGAGAAGGTTTTTTAGAAATACCTAAACAATCTGTCCCAAAGCCAGTACAAGGGTTTGGGCAAGGAGGAGTGACAAAAGGCAATAAGAAAAAGAAGAAAAAGTAGGGATGGTTAATGGTCAATGGTCAATGGTCAATGGTCAATGGTCAATAGTCAATAGTCAATCGTCAATCGTTGATGGTTAGTGGTCGATGGTGAATTGTGCTTGAGGAGCGATCGCCCCATCTGGCATTAATTCAACAAGCTGAGTTGTACTCCATAGTTTTCGGCTGTGTCGCGGGCTTTGGCAGATCGTCGGCGAGGTTTCACAGGATGCGGTTTAATCTCAACATGGGCGACAAACCAGGTTCGCAGTGCCTTTGCCTGTTCTAAATCCAGATTCTCTAAATCAAGAGCGGCGGGAAACAATTCAGGATTCAGTTGAGTTGCCCAACCGATTTCGCTAACAAAGCGATCGCTCCCAAAGGGTACGACTGATTCTGGCAACCGTCCCAAAAAAGGAATCACGTTATCGTGGTGCAGGAAAATCTGGCGTTGGTGTTCCAGTTGTTGAACACGACGCTGACGGGCATCCTTGTATTTCAAAATCGGGGGTGGATAGTCGCGCAATCGTGGCGGCAAGCCTAACTGTTCGGGGGGCAGGTGAGCGACTTCGGGCACCCATTGCCGAATGAAGTCACCCTGTGGATCGCAGCGATCGACAGCCACTTGTCCGGGGTTGTAAATGCGAGTCCAGGTTTTATCGACGCAGTGGGTCACTCCGGCTTGCATTGCCCACTGGTAGTGATCAATGGGGCAATCGCCATCAATCAAGTGCCGCATGAAATGCAACGCCCCATACCGCCAATCCATCCCTAACAAATTGCTTAAGAAGCTAGAGTAAATGGCTCTGACGCGAAAATTCAGCTGCTTCCATCCGCCAGTCGCCTCCAAACAACGAGCCGCCGCATCGATGATGGGAAACCCGGTTTGCCCTTCCTGCCACGCCTGATAGAGGTCTTCGTCAAAGTCCCAGCCTTCTTCGTCAAATACGTTGTAGAGCGATCGCACTTCTAACTGAGGCAAGTAGCGGAATCGTTGAGCAAACCCACTACCCCATCGCAAACGTGAGATGAATTGTTGACGGCTCCGTTGTATCCGCGGGTCTTCTGCATCCTCTAATTGCTGAGCCGTGTGAAAACACTCCCGCACTGAGATTGCCCCAAATTTGATGTAAGGACTCAACCCTGATGTTGCGTCTGCACCCGGATAGGACAATTGCCAGTAATAGCGATCGGTCTTCTCGTCCAAAAATTCCCGCAGCAGTTGTCTTGCTGGCTCAATCCCTCCGGGGGGAATTGGCTTATCGTCTGCGAATAAACCTAACTCCGCTAAGGTGGGTAATGGTTCGCTTTGCACTGACTCAGGAACGCAAACACGACTGGGCGGAGGAATTGGATTTTCCTGCATGTGCAGATACCACAGATCGCGATAGCGAGGATAGGGAATTAAATCCGGGGTTGTGCCCGCAGGCTCAAACCAACGGATCTTCATCTGCCGCTCTTGCAAAGCCTGGTTGAGTCGAGCATCGCGCACCCGACCATAAATTCGCTCAAAGTCAACATAGGCGTAAATTCCATCGGCTTGTGTCTCCTGCACTAGTTGGGGCAAAACCTCTGCCGGATCGCCATAGCGAATGATGAGCCGACCCCCATGTTGTCGCAAATCGCGATCGAGACTATGCAGGCACTCCAGCATAAATGCCACTCGTGCTGAAGCCGTTTCGGGGTGGTGTAACAAGGCGCGATCGAGCACGAACACAGGAACGACGGCTCCCCGCAGCGCAGCCCGATACAGCGGCGCGTGATCCGCGATGCGTAAATCTCGGCGAAACCAGACCACGGTACAGTTCATAGAGGCAACTTGCGGAACCGTAACGAAAAGTAAACCTTGCCTCTCTCAATTTAACTGACCATTACGGTTTATTGCATTGATTGCTGACATCAAAAACCTGTCCAAAGCAGAGGTGCCCCTGCCCTTGGTGTTGACACTTATCCACAAATTACTTGCTCTCGATCGGATGAGATGGCGTTTGGGTCAAAAAAGAACGCATCTCATTGACAATGCCCGCCGCATAAATTTGTGTTAAGGAGTGGTCGGTGTTGGGCAACACCACAAATTGAGCACCC
The window above is part of the Oscillatoria sp. FACHB-1407 genome. Proteins encoded here:
- a CDS encoding HEAT repeat domain-containing protein — protein: MSGQSTHSTYQPPVAKLLSAGEVKHSKKERWKNYRQKYGLTEADIPELIRMMTDDQLWNSEDIAEAYSAVHAWRALGQLKAIEAIRPLLSLWDDYEDDDWLSSEAPTVFELIGSQALPVLSEALANTSLKEWARSSASEGILKIGKAEPEQRDACVEILRRQLEAYNDNGLVFNGMLVSALVEFKAVETVDLIEQVYAAKQIDDMIPGTWAYIQIKFGLKQRSDFTKDELQPQFFKNMAASRLLRNLKLNDDLDGLGAPPPDDWYEYPVTPSGFGEGFLEIPKQSVPKPVQGFGQGGVTKGNKKKKKK
- a CDS encoding FAD-binding domain-containing protein — translated: MNCTVVWFRRDLRIADHAPLYRAALRGAVVPVFVLDRALLHHPETASARVAFMLECLHSLDRDLRQHGGRLIIRYGDPAEVLPQLVQETQADGIYAYVDFERIYGRVRDARLNQALQERQMKIRWFEPAGTTPDLIPYPRYRDLWYLHMQENPIPPPSRVCVPESVQSEPLPTLAELGLFADDKPIPPGGIEPARQLLREFLDEKTDRYYWQLSYPGADATSGLSPYIKFGAISVRECFHTAQQLEDAEDPRIQRSRQQFISRLRWGSGFAQRFRYLPQLEVRSLYNVFDEEGWDFDEDLYQAWQEGQTGFPIIDAAARCLEATGGWKQLNFRVRAIYSSFLSNLLGMDWRYGALHFMRHLIDGDCPIDHYQWAMQAGVTHCVDKTWTRIYNPGQVAVDRCDPQGDFIRQWVPEVAHLPPEQLGLPPRLRDYPPPILKYKDARQRRVQQLEHQRQIFLHHDNVIPFLGRLPESVVPFGSDRFVSEIGWATQLNPELFPAALDLENLDLEQAKALRTWFVAHVEIKPHPVKPRRRSAKARDTAENYGVQLSLLN